Proteins from one Panicum virgatum strain AP13 chromosome 7K, P.virgatum_v5, whole genome shotgun sequence genomic window:
- the LOC120641704 gene encoding cation transporter HKT4-like isoform X2, whose amino-acid sequence MHPSSSILRILQRVESYVATNLSSSHLEAARIIEEKFLKLLGFLSTKLSTMSRCVTQFITHSFWRLVFQSNPFVVQLIYFVAISFAGFLALKSLNPHGKPVPRDFDLMFTSVSAATVSSMSTIEMEDLSDQQLWVLILLMLLGGEVFTSMLGLHLNNAKANKEVLSQRSLSSIRREIEISISANNIDQIDMECGQSEAVISHNQVQQTKSTRHSSRTILAHIVTGYFLASVVCSSVVIIIYFWLNSDARQVLHSKDIKICTFAIFTAVSSFANCGFTPLNSNMQAFTNNSVLLLLVIPQILAGNTLFSPLLRLSVWALGKLSGEQEYTRILQHPEETGYKHLPTQRNSVYIFLTVTGLILLQVISLFSFERGSKAFGRMNWFQKLVGSLFQSVSTRQAGEAVLDISTFSSPTLLLFAIVMYLPSNISFLPINSDKQPLADKKPSRRAMWKDFSITSPACLALFTFLACITERKSMSADPLNFNVFSMMFEVISAFGNVGYSLGYSCEKMMKPDATCKAASYGFVGWWTDEGKLIIILVMFVGKLKKFIIKEEKD is encoded by the exons ATGCATCCATCCAGTTCAATTCTACGTATTCTGCAACGTGTAGAATCATATGTAGCCACAAATCTCTCATCATCGCATTTGGAGGCAGCAAGGATCATTGAGGAGAAATTTCTGAAGCTCCTTGGATTTCTGTCCACGAAGCTTTCTACCATGTCCAGATGTGTGACACAATTCATCACACACTCTTTCTGGCGTCTGGTTTTCCAAAGCAATCCTTTTGTAGTTCAACTCATTTACTTCGTGGCAATCTCCTTTGCTGGTTTTCTTGCTCTGAAGAGTCTCAACCCGCATGGGAAGCCAGTTCCAAGGGATTTTGACCTGATGTTCACCTCTGTGTCCGCAGCGACTGTCTCAAGCATGTCGACAATTGAGATGGAGGACTTATCTGACCAGCAGCTCTGGGTTCTGATCCTTCTGATGCTATTAGGAGGGGAAGTGTTCACCTCAATGCTAGGGCTTCATTTGAACAATGCAAAGGCCAACAAAGAAGTGCTTTCCCAAAGAAGCTTGAGTTCAATCAGGAGGGAAATCGAGATCAGCATTTCTGCCAACAACATAGATCAGATTGATATGGAATGTGGCCAATCAGAAGCTGTTATATCACACAACCAGGTACAGCAAACCAAAAGCACAAGACATAGTTCTCGCACTATCTTGGCCCACATAGTGACAGGTTATTTTTTAGCTAGTGTTGTGTGCAGCTCTGTAGTCATTATTATTTACTTTTGGCTTAACTCAGATGCAAGGCAAGTCCTACACAGTAAAGATATCAAAATATGCACCTTTGCCATCTTCACAGCAGTGTCCTCATTTGCAAACTGCGGGTTCACTCCACTAAACAGTAACATGCAAGCTTTCACAAACAACTCCGTTCTTTTGCTTCTAGTGATCCCCCAAATTCTAGCAGGCAATACTTTATTTTCACCACTCCTAAGGTTAAGTGTGTGGGCCTTAGGGAAACTCAGCGGAGAACAAGAGTACACTCGCATCCTTCAGCATCCTGAGGAGACTGGATACAAGCATTTGCCCACACAGCGGAACTCTGTTTACATCTTTCTCACAGTAACAGGGCTGATTTTGTTGCAAGTTATATCTCTTTTCTCTTTTGAGCGGGGTTCAAAGGCCTTTGGAAGAATGAACTGGTTTCAGAAATTGGTAGGCTCATTGTTTCAGAGTGTCAGTACAAGACAAGCCGGTGAAGCTGTCCTTGACATCTCAACCTTCTCATCACCAACTTTGTTGCTATTTGCAATAGTCAT GTACCTTCCTTCCAATATATCATTTCTCCCAATCAATAGTGATAAACAGCCCTTGGCAGATAAAAAACCGAGTCGAAGAGCAATGTGGAAGGATTTCAGCATTACCAGCCCTGCATGCCTCGCATTATTCACATTTTTGGCATGTATAACTGAAAGGAAGTCAATGTCTGCCGATCCACTAAATTTCAATGTCTTCAGCATGATGTTTGAAGTGATCAG CGCGTTTGGCAATGTAGGGTACTCGCTAGGCTACAGTTGTGAGAAGATGATGAAACCTGATGCCACATGCAAAGCTGCTTCGTATGGGTTTGTCGGCTGGTGGACCGACGAAGGAAAGCTGATAATTATCCTGGTGATGTTCGTCGGGAAGCTCAAGAAGTTCATCATCAAAGAGGAAAAAGATTGA
- the LOC120641704 gene encoding cation transporter HKT4-like isoform X1 produces the protein MWPIRSCYITQPDARQVLHSKDIKICTFAIFTAVSSFANCGFTPLNSNMQAFTNNSVLLLLVIPQILAGNTLFSPLLRLSVWALGKLSGEQEYTRILQHPEETGYKHLPTQRNSVYIFLTVTGLILLQVISLFSFERGSKAFGRMNWFQKLVGSLFQSVSTRQAGEAVLDISTFSSPTLLLFAIVMYLPSNISFLPINSDKQPLADKKPSRRAMWKDFSITSPACLALFTFLACITERKSMSADPLNFNVFSMMFEVISAFGNVGYSLGYSCEKMMKPDATCKAASYGFVGWWTDEGKLIIILVMFVGKLKKFIIKEEKD, from the exons ATGTGGCCAATCAGAAGCTGTTATATCACACAACCAG ATGCAAGGCAAGTCCTACACAGTAAAGATATCAAAATATGCACCTTTGCCATCTTCACAGCAGTGTCCTCATTTGCAAACTGCGGGTTCACTCCACTAAACAGTAACATGCAAGCTTTCACAAACAACTCCGTTCTTTTGCTTCTAGTGATCCCCCAAATTCTAGCAGGCAATACTTTATTTTCACCACTCCTAAGGTTAAGTGTGTGGGCCTTAGGGAAACTCAGCGGAGAACAAGAGTACACTCGCATCCTTCAGCATCCTGAGGAGACTGGATACAAGCATTTGCCCACACAGCGGAACTCTGTTTACATCTTTCTCACAGTAACAGGGCTGATTTTGTTGCAAGTTATATCTCTTTTCTCTTTTGAGCGGGGTTCAAAGGCCTTTGGAAGAATGAACTGGTTTCAGAAATTGGTAGGCTCATTGTTTCAGAGTGTCAGTACAAGACAAGCCGGTGAAGCTGTCCTTGACATCTCAACCTTCTCATCACCAACTTTGTTGCTATTTGCAATAGTCAT GTACCTTCCTTCCAATATATCATTTCTCCCAATCAATAGTGATAAACAGCCCTTGGCAGATAAAAAACCGAGTCGAAGAGCAATGTGGAAGGATTTCAGCATTACCAGCCCTGCATGCCTCGCATTATTCACATTTTTGGCATGTATAACTGAAAGGAAGTCAATGTCTGCCGATCCACTAAATTTCAATGTCTTCAGCATGATGTTTGAAGTGATCAG CGCGTTTGGCAATGTAGGGTACTCGCTAGGCTACAGTTGTGAGAAGATGATGAAACCTGATGCCACATGCAAAGCTGCTTCGTATGGGTTTGTCGGCTGGTGGACCGACGAAGGAAAGCTGATAATTATCCTGGTGATGTTCGTCGGGAAGCTCAAGAAGTTCATCATCAAAGAGGAAAAAGATTGA